The following DNA comes from Poecilia reticulata strain Guanapo linkage group LG16, Guppy_female_1.0+MT, whole genome shotgun sequence.
CTTCTCACTGACGCACTAATGAAAGACAAGACAGAGCTGGACAGAAAACACAAGcgcaccaacacacacacacacacacacacacgtacatgTCGGCACGTACTACAGAGGGAAACAGGAGAAAGACTCAGTTGCTCAAAAAAGGTCACTTTATAGCATGTGACTCAAAGGGCTAAGGCAGATGGTGACGATATGCGCCTGGACGGGTGACAGCGATGTCACACGTCTGCTCTGGGGCTGTTGTCTCTGACCCCTGGCTCTGTACAGCCCCGCTTGACCTCAGAGACACAACCCAAACTGGGCAAATATTACGGATGTTGGGTAATGACCATTTCCAAAGCAGCTGGTGGGGTAATTATTCTGTCTCAtctctctcttgtttttttttttggcctcccttttctttttgttcgcTTTCCTCTGCGCGAGTCTCTTCGTCAGGCGGAGCGCCGTAACCCAAACAGTTTGTGACAGCTTTCTGGAACAGTGGAGCGGGGGTCCGTGAATGCCTCGCAGACCTGAGAGCAGAAAAGGTTCTCTCGCGTCTTTCAcggttagaaaaaaaaaaaaaagacaaatgttatCTACGCACTACTACTGCTTTTACATCTTAAACCCAAGAACATTCAAGTCCAACCAGGAACTTCAGCGCGATTCATGGGGGTTTCATGTGAGGGAACAACACAAAGGCGCATATTTCTGTGGAGTGGAAATGAAATGATGAATGCTTTTAAGTAAGACAACCTGATATTTTCATAGTAGACTTCAGTTACTACAGCTGGAAACCCTttagtcacataaagacagttacataGGCAACCTGCTATCACCTAAATAACCTTTCCAGGGTTAAATGATCAGGatgtagagaaactcatccatgtgtttctttagttgcattgattactgctgcagctgatccagaatgccaCTGCtcatgttctcactaaaactagCAAGATGGAACACATCCCCCCAGTTCTgaagtccttccactggcttcctgtagctcaaataataaactttaaaatacttttatcagtaaaaaaaaatcctgtcaatcccactagggacaaggatGAATGGAGTTTATGAACGGCTTAACACcgcaatacattaaagatctgctgttgctgtatcaaccttccagacctctcatgTCTTCTGGTTTTGATCTGTTCTGcctccccagaaccagaaccaagcatGGAGatgcagcattcagcttctatgcaccataaatctggaacaagCTTCTGGAAAACTGCAAAGACTGAACCACTGAGTTTCCGTTTGATTCCTAGTAACTGGAACATCGATCAAAATATTCaatgtgtatttgcttgatgatggTGTTTGAAAAggtgtaatgtttattgcttgtttcataattggtgactGAAATAAGTGTCAATGGTGTAAGGTATTTTGCACTGCCTTGACTTGATAGAACTGTGAAGGAGATTGACAGCTCAGCTCAAAGAAAGCCATTTTGGAAGGAAAGTCATGAGAGTTTCTGCTTGAAGTTTGCCACATACCATGTGGTGGGACAAGCGGGTCAAAGTGATGCGTTCAAAAAGTGATCTGGGCTTACATATGGATCACTACATCACCTCGTAATATTACGAGGTGATGAGACACCATGAGACACGGTGGTGGTGGTATTACCCTGAGGGTATGTTTTACTGCATCTACCAGGCAGGTCAAGGGTTAGAGTTTAGATCCTTCCTGGTTACACCCACCATTTCCATCATGTTAATAGGAGCTGCAAAATAGAAGCGCATACACCGGTTTGGTCTGCAGGAGGCGGTGTCGCCGCAtctacatttttgtaaaagccTGAGCACGGCGCGAGTGGCTCTTTGCCAGAAGGCCAGAGCAGCAAGGTAGGGCActctctttatagatttttcttctgCCAGCTATTGTTGTTCGAAAGGGCTCAGAAGCAAGCCATCCAATTTCAGTAAGCATTTCTTTATTCCTTCTGACACTTGACATTTTCTCTGAGATCAGCTGCTTGAAGCTACTTTTGTGAGCTGATGATGGGGAATTTCATGTGAGAAAGTGCTTTTCATCGTAGAAGCATAACAATTTGGTGTAAATGTATGAACAGAGTGTGGTTAATGAGTAATTTATACCTGTGGGGTCCATCAGAGAGTTGGCTGCACCCCAGTGGTGGTAGAAAGGAGCCAGATCGTGCGGGTTGTATTTCTTAAGGTAGCCCAGGACGTCGGTTGACATGTCTGGTGTCTCTCCAATCGGCTCTTGCTTCACATCCCTACGGCTCTCTGACGGTATTGAAGATAatgagggggaggaagaggcCTGCGCCACGGCTCCCTGTGTCTGGGAGACGCCGTAGCTGTGCGTTGTGGGCAAACAGTGGTTGATGGCATTGGGTCTTGAAGGATTTGGCCGACTGTGGATTTGGGAACTGGGGAGCGGTTGATGAGGGGAGCCCCGGGCTCGGCTGTACTCTGAGAGGCTGTGTTGGTTGGTCAGCATGAAGCCCAGACCCTCCTGAGGCATCATGTAGCGGTCTGCCATCCTGGACACTGCGGAGGAACTGAGGCCTGATGCAGGCAGTCGAGAGCGGCTCCCAGTGTTCTTCTCCGAAGAGCCAGAAGGTGCCCGAGTGCTGACACGAGGATAGATTTCCGCCTTGGGTCTGAAGCGCTGACTTTGGTCCTCCATACGTTTACTGCTACTGCTGCTGACTGGCCGAACGGGGACTCTCCCAACCTGCTTGCCTGATGCCGATGAAGAGATTCTTGAGGATGGCGTACAAGGTGTAGAAGATGATGATGGGGTGACTGCGTGACTGACCGGCCTGctcttttttacagtttcactGGTGCAGGTAGGAGGCCGCGTCCGCTGGCTCCGCACGGTTGGAGGGAGCGGCTGGCATTCCTTCCCTTCCAGCACAGGTGGAGGTCCGGTGCGTCTCTTTGAGGACGAAGTACTGTCCCTGGAAGTCTTAGAGTTGTTCTTAACAGCCCATTTTGGAGCCAGATTGGAGCTACTGCTGTTGATGCGGTGAGCCACTGTCTGATGCATCCAGAGCACCTCTGGGTAGCGGGTGGAGTGAGAGCAGAAGGAGCACTTATGGCTTGGGAGGTTCTTTTTATCTAAAGTTATAGAGGCTACGCCCCTGATCCCATTGGCTCTCACACATAAATCCATCGGGATCATGGCGGGATCAGATGAAGAAGGACGAGCAGAGAGATAAGCATTTGGAGAGGTTTTTAGCCCTGGAGTAAAAGCTTTCTTAAGTTTGGGATAACTGCTGAGAGACCCTCTGTCTGAGCTGGAGCTGGGACTGGGGACAGGGCTGGGTCTGTCTTTGGAGGCAGCCTGGTGTTGGACACGAACATGGGTGAAGTAGGCCTGCGACTCTGTGGTGACAAAGTCACAAAGGCTGCAGATGTATGGCTTTTCAtctgtgagggaaaaaaaaatcatagttaCTAAAATCAGGCACTACAAACTAAACAATGTTTAATATACCAATCTAACTCCGGCAACAATCCTACAGATTTATCTGAATTTCGTCTGGATGTAGTTATAGTAAGTAACCACCAGGGGTCAGTGTagcccaaaataaaatctgatttaaaggTCACCTTAAGATTAGTTTCTAGTTCAACACCatgaataaatcaaacaatGAACACATTTGTTAGGTTTGTTGTAGCATGATGATAAATATTGATGGATATGACTTTGGATTTTTACTATATTTGAATCATTATGACTAGTAGTCATAATGATAATgacattataataataattataaatttaataatataattataatggttataataataataataataataataataataataataataataataataattaataataaccataataataataataactatgtcttattattattattattattattattattattattattattattattattattatgttttttaagatCCTCTGCAGAGATTTCTATTGTAcgttttttgtttacatttgtttcattgAACTGATCAATTTCTCTGATGTGCAACTCCCTCAATTGTCCACAAGGTGGCGTCCACAGCCttgtaattgaaaaaaaaaaaaatggttttccacATTAATCAAAGTTTTCTCTAGCCAGGAAACAAGTTCTTGTCGGAACTACAAAATACCAAGagtaagtcatttaaaaaatgtcactcatcaatacaaaaacaaataggaaTATCAGGACATTGTGTACGTTTGTAGACATACAGAGATaaaccaagaagaaaaaatgatCTACACTTCAACCTACTACTAGAAAGGAGATGCCCCTGCCTGGGAATGCCCAAGTGCAACAACCCCTTTTGTTTGTTCCCTCATGTTGCTAACTAACTCTCTCTCACAGCAATCTGTTTTAACATTAACATAAAAGGATGCTTAAGTAGCTGAAAGATATAACAGTAAGTGAAAAGCATATTCACACACAGATCTAAAGGGGGAGAGAAGGGGGGCTAGTTTCCTGAGACAGGAAGACCTGAAATAGCACACAGCTCAATTGGGCCTGAAGAAATGTTGCAGCTATTTTAGAATGTCAGCACCAGCTGGGAAGAGCGGAGACGATCGCTTTCTTTCGTTGCTGATATAAACAAATGCATCAGGTTATGCAGAAATATTAGGAAAAACATATTACAATCCATCGTTGAGCATTTTAAAGTAATggtcatattttcttttgtcttttcttttttatttttctatttacgCCGTAGTGTCACTAGGCTACAAAGGTCGCTAAAAATGATTAGCATTCCAAAAATGCCTTTTGTACTGCTGAGGTGCCATCAGGAAGAAGAGCCTCAGTTAAGCTGTGAAGTTTACAGCTGGTTCATATTACATAATAATGTCAACAAACTCTCCAGCAGGACTGGAAGCTCTGCGATCTGTTTGATAGTGTTTTTAAACAGcacttttttaaagtgtaactcACACTGATGAAGTTTGGACATTTCACCACATGGTGGCTCCAGTGTCCATTCCAAAGAGTCTGATAAGCCGAGCATTCTTCATCATTAGTTGTTTACATCAGAGTGACAGAGGTATCGAGTGGGAGACTTAATGAGGTCTACAGTCCTTTCTGCAATTAAAACTGCTGACAGAGTTTGTTCCAGTTTCAACAGCTAATGCAAAGCACTAGAAGCCATAACGTAAGGCAAGTACTTACTAgcaaatcctttttatttatctataatGACAGTTATTTTTCTCGTTACTGTTTTATACCTCTGTTATGTAAAGaatttttgttgtgtaaaaaGGAGAACCGAAAAAGTCAAAAGTACCTGCAATTTCCCCAGAGTTCGAGGTTCCCATCTCGGAAGCCTGATCTCCAAGCGTCGACGCAGGTGGAGAATCTCCATACCCTGGGGTGCTGGGTCTGCTGGGGCAACCGGACTCCGGGTCACTGGTGGGTCCCCACTGATCGTCCCTTCCAGTTCTTTCCTTGTCTCCCACTGGTGCCCTGCCGCCATCCTTCCTATGAACCCGCTGGTGGACGATCATCTGATGGCGGCTGCGGAACATCTTGCCACACTCGAAGCACTCTTTGCCTTTGGAAGAAGACTGGGATGGTCGCCGTTTGTCCTGTCGACTTGAGGGGCGGTACTCTGAGTCGCTGAGGCTCTCCGGTGTCCTGTCGCCTGAAGATGTGTGGCTTCCCAACCCTGAGCTGCTGCGTCTCCCTGAGCTGCGTTTTTCTTGGCCTTGCAAGACATAACGGCTGTTCTCCTTCTCATAAACCACTGCGGCATCGGTAAGGGCTTCGTCCTCCATGCTCCCTCCGCTATATGAAGCTTTGTAACTTGGCTCCACTGGCTCTACAACTCTTCCTTTAGTGGCTAATTGCCAAGCCTGGTAGCTGCAAACTGGATCTAATTCTGGAATCCTTTGACCAAGAGTTCTTTGCTCGCTGTCCTCCTCTTCACCCGGCGTCTTTCCCTCAACGCATTGTAGGTTAAAGTATTCCAGGAGACGTCTCTTCGCAGCTGGTGAATCCTCATCATCAGTAGACCTGCAGTGAACTGGGGATTTTCTGCCACAATTAGGACTGTGAACTTTATCGTGGGCTCTCAGGCTTTCTTTGCTGTGGAAAAGGTTTCCACATTTCGAGCACATCTGATAGACAGATGTAACAGAAGTTGTCGTTATGTCAGGATCCTGTGCTACGTCATTTATAGTGGTGGGAGGCTCTGCCGAATCTGCTTTGGAGCGAGACCTGGACCTGGTATTGTGGGTTTTCATATGCGACTTGAGAAACCAGGCTTCGCGGAACCTTCTTCCACATATTCGGCAGCAGTGATCAAGGATTCCGGCGTGTTTCTTCATGTGTGACTTCAGAAACCAGGCCTGGCTGAACACCTGGCCACAGGTCTCGCAGGGGAACGTCCCATCGCTTTGCGGCTGGACGGTATCAGGCTCGGTAATGACCTCTTCCTTAACTGTGACCGTGTCCTCTTCTGCGTCTGCTGTAATGTGGACTTTCTCAATGTGGCTCAGGAGCTGGTCTTCCCGCAGGGCCTCATACCCACAAAGGCGGCAACAATACGGCCGCTGGTTGCTGACAgacttttctcttttcatgCTCCGCGCAGGCATTTTCCTTC
Coding sequences within:
- the LOC103478279 gene encoding zinc finger protein 516 isoform X3, encoding MNPRDSVEVMETQEKLTGKKANTEKEFEGEDDKIPEAYNCNICGRSFPFLSSFSQHMRRHTGARPYKCPYCDHRASQKGNLKVHIRSHKLGTLSSHHSNEDEEGGAEEEEMKVSEGLDGGTSPTKSSSACNKMINGDVGEESRRKMPARSMKREKSVSNQRPYCCRLCGYEALREDQLLSHIEKVHITADAEEDTVTVKEEVITEPDTVQPQSDGTFPCETCGQVFSQAWFLKSHMKKHAGILDHCCRICGRRFREAWFLKSHMKTHNTRSRSRSKADSAEPPTTINDVAQDPDITTTSVTSVYQMCSKCGNLFHSKESLRAHDKVHSPNCGRKSPVHCRSTDDEDSPAAKRRLLEYFNLQCVEGKTPGEEEDSEQRTLGQRIPELDPVCSYQAWQLATKGRVVEPVEPSYKASYSGGSMEDEALTDAAVVYEKENSRYVLQGQEKRSSGRRSSSGLGSHTSSGDRTPESLSDSEYRPSSRQDKRRPSQSSSKGKECFECGKMFRSRHQMIVHQRVHRKDGGRAPVGDKERTGRDDQWGPTSDPESGCPSRPSTPGYGDSPPASTLGDQASEMGTSNSGEIADEKPYICSLCDFVTTESQAYFTHVRVQHQAASKDRPSPVPSPSSSSDRGSLSSYPKLKKAFTPGLKTSPNAYLSARPSSSDPAMIPMDLCVRANGIRGVASITLDKKNLPSHKCSFCSHSTRYPEVLWMHQTVAHRINSSSSNLAPKWAVKNNSKTSRDSTSSSKRRTGPPPVLEGKECQPLPPTVRSQRTRPPTCTSETVKKSRPVSHAVTPSSSSTPCTPSSRISSSASGKQVGRVPVRPVSSSSSKRMEDQSQRFRPKAEIYPRVSTRAPSGSSEKNTGSRSRLPASGLSSSAVSRMADRYMMPQEGLGFMLTNQHSLSEYSRARGSPHQPLPSSQIHSRPNPSRPNAINHCLPTTHSYGVSQTQGAVAQASSSPSLSSIPSESRRDVKQEPIGETPDMSTDVLGYLKKYNPHDLAPFYHHWGAANSLMDPTGMLRSLMRQGQCFCRECGKSFSQPSHLRTHMRSHTAA
- the LOC103478279 gene encoding zinc finger protein 516 isoform X2; protein product: MNPRDSVEVMETQEKLTGKKANTEKEFEGEDDKIPEAYNCNICGRSFPFLSSFSQHMRRHTGARPYKCPYCDHRASQKGNLKVHIRSHKLGTLSSHHSNEDEEGGAEEEEMKVSEGLDGGTSPTKSSSACNKMINGDVGEESRRKMPARSMKREKSVSNQRPYCCRLCGYEALREDQLLSHIEKVHITADAEEDTVTVKEEVITEPDTVQPQSDGTFPCETCGQVFSQAWFLKSHMKKHAGILDHCCRICGRRFREAWFLKSHMKTHNTRSRSRSKADSAEPPTTINDVAQDPDITTTSVTSVYQMCSKCGNLFHSKESLRAHDKVHSPNCGRKSPVHCRSTDDEDSPAAKRRLLEYFNLQCVEGKTPGEEEDSEQRTLGQRIPELDPVCSYQAWQLATKGRVVEPVEPSYKASYSGGSMEDEALTDAAVVYEKENSRYVLQGQEKRSSGRRSSSGLGSHTSSGDRTPESLSDSEYRPSSRQDKRRPSQSSSKGKECFECGKMFRSRHQMIVHQRVHRKDGGRAPVGDKERTGRDDQWGPTSDPESGCPSRPSTPGYGDSPPASTLGDQASEMGTSNSGEIADEKPYICSLCDFVTTESQAYFTHVRVQHQAASKDRPSPVPSPSSSSDRGSLSSYPKLKKAFTPGLKTSPNAYLSARPSSSDPAMIPMDLCVRANGIRGVASITLDKKNLPSHKCSFCSHSTRYPEVLWMHQTVAHRINSSSSNLAPKWAVKNNSKTSRDSTSSSKRRTGPPPVLEGKECQPLPPTVRSQRTRPPTCTSETVKKSRPVSHAVTPSSSSTPCTPSSRISSSASGKQVGRVPVRPVSSSSSKRMEDQSQRFRPKAEIYPRVSTRAPSGSSEKNTGSRSRLPASGLSSSAVSRMADRYMMPQEGLGFMLTNQHSLSEYSRARGSPHQPLPSSQIHSRPNPSRPNAINHCLPTTHSYGVSQTQGAVAQASSSPSLSSIPSESRRDVKQEPIGETPDMSTDVLGYLKKYNPHDLAPFYHHWGAANSLMDPTGMLRSLMRQGQCFCRECGKSFSQPSHLRTHMRSHTVGFDYNGLHRGTDAHTTASEAPKQGKGHSAASSAHTEHLRKGT
- the LOC103478279 gene encoding zinc finger protein 516 isoform X1, yielding MNPRDSVEVMETQEKLTGKKANTEKEFEGEDDKIPEAYNCNICGRSFPFLSSFSQHMRRHTGARPYKCPYCDHRASQKGNLKVHIRSHKLGTLSSHHSNEDEEGGAEEEEMKVSEGLDGGTSPTKSSSACNKMINGDVGEESRRKMPARSMKREKSVSNQRPYCCRLCGYEALREDQLLSHIEKVHITADAEEDTVTVKEEVITEPDTVQPQSDGTFPCETCGQVFSQAWFLKSHMKKHAGILDHCCRICGRRFREAWFLKSHMKTHNTRSRSRSKADSAEPPTTINDVAQDPDITTTSVTSVYQMCSKCGNLFHSKESLRAHDKVHSPNCGRKSPVHCRSTDDEDSPAAKRRLLEYFNLQCVEGKTPGEEEDSEQRTLGQRIPELDPVCSYQAWQLATKGRVVEPVEPSYKASYSGGSMEDEALTDAAVVYEKENSRYVLQGQEKRSSGRRSSSGLGSHTSSGDRTPESLSDSEYRPSSRQDKRRPSQSSSKGKECFECGKMFRSRHQMIVHQRVHRKDGGRAPVGDKERTGRDDQWGPTSDPESGCPSRPSTPGYGDSPPASTLGDQASEMGTSNSGEIADEKPYICSLCDFVTTESQAYFTHVRVQHQAASKDRPSPVPSPSSSSDRGSLSSYPKLKKAFTPGLKTSPNAYLSARPSSSDPAMIPMDLCVRANGIRGVASITLDKKNLPSHKCSFCSHSTRYPEVLWMHQTVAHRINSSSSNLAPKWAVKNNSKTSRDSTSSSKRRTGPPPVLEGKECQPLPPTVRSQRTRPPTCTSETVKKSRPVSHAVTPSSSSTPCTPSSRISSSASGKQVGRVPVRPVSSSSSKRMEDQSQRFRPKAEIYPRVSTRAPSGSSEKNTGSRSRLPASGLSSSAVSRMADRYMMPQEGLGFMLTNQHSLSEYSRARGSPHQPLPSSQIHSRPNPSRPNAINHCLPTTHSYGVSQTQGAVAQASSSPSLSSIPSESRRDVKQEPIGETPDMSTDVLGYLKKYNPHDLAPFYHHWGAANSLMDPTGMLRSLMRQGQCFCRECGKSFSQPSHLRTHMRSHTGERPFCCQLCPYRASQKGNLKTHVQSVHHMPFDNSQYPDARSSSLGQEEQKPAAAKHVPNLQ